Proteins co-encoded in one Hyla sarda isolate aHylSar1 chromosome 4, aHylSar1.hap1, whole genome shotgun sequence genomic window:
- the GTF2A2 gene encoding transcription initiation factor IIA subunit 2, translating to MAYQLYRNTTLGNSLQESLDELIQTQQINPQLALQVLLQFDKAINSALAHRVRNRVNFRGSLNTYRFCDNVWTFVLNDVEFREVTDLVKVDKVKIVACDGKNTGSNATE from the exons ATGGCTTATCAGCTCTACAGGAATACCACTCTGGGCAACAGTCTGCAGGAGAGCCTGGACGAGTTAATACAG ACTCAACAAATCAACCCCCAGCTCGCCCTCCAAGTGCTGCTACAGTTTGACAAGGCAATCAATTCAGCATTGGCACATCGGGTCAGAAACAGAGTCAACTTCAGG GGGTCATTAAACACATACAGATTTTGTGATAACGTGTGGACCTTTGTTCTGAATGATGTGGAGTTCCGAGAAGTGACTGATCTGGTAAAGGTGGACAAAGTAAAAATTGTAGCCTGTGATGGAAAAA ataCCGGTTCGAACGCAACAGAGTGA